The sequence GGTCCCGCATCGGTGACGTAGCGCCGCACCGCCGAGTCGGTCCACTTGCCGTCGCCGTAGCCGTGGAAGCGCAGGTGCAGGTAGACCAGCTGGGACACGTCGTCGATCATCTGCTTGGAGTAGCGCAGCGCGCGCATCCGTTTCCGGGCCATCTTCGCGCCCACCACCTCGTGGTGGTGGAAACTGACGCCCCCGTCAGTTTCGTGGCGGCGGGTGGCCGGCTTGCCGATGTCGTGCAGCAGCGCCGCCCAGCGCAGGACCAGATCGGGGCCGCCTTCGGGACCAGGGTCCTCCAGGTCGATCGCCTGACGCAGCACCGTCAGCGAGTGCTGGTAGACGTCCTTGTGCTGGTGATGCTCGTCGATCGCCATCCGCATGCCGCCGACTTCGGGCAGCACCACATCACCCATGCCGGTGGCCACCATCAGATCCAGACCGGCCACCGGGTCAGCTCCCACCAGCAGCTTGTCCAATTCGGCGGCCACGCGTTCCGGGGTGATCCGGCCGAGCTCCGACGCCATGTCCTCGATCGCGGCGCGCACCCGCGGCGCCACCGTGAACCCGAGTTGGGAAACGAACCGGGCGGCGCGCAGCATCCGCAGCGGGTCGTCGCCGAAGGAATCCTGCGGTGCCGTCGGCGTGTCCAGCACCCGGTCCCGCAACGCCGCCAGCCCACCGAGCGGGTCGAGGAACTCCCCCGGCCCGGCCGACGTGATGCGGACCGCCATCGCGTTGGCGGTGAAGTCGCGGCGCACCAGATCCGCCTCGAGCGAATCGCCGAAGCGCACTTCGGGATTGCGGGTCACCCGGTCATATTTGTCCGCCCGGAACGTGGTGATCTCCACGCGTTGACCGCCCAGGGTTGCCCCCACGGTGCCGAACTCGATGCCGGTGTCCCACATCGCGTCGGCCCGGCCCCGCAAAATGTGCTGCACCTGCTCGGGGCGCGCGTCGGTGGTGAAGTCCAGATCCGGGCTCGGCCGGCCCAGCAGCGCATCGCGGACCGATCCGCCGACCAGGTAGAGCTCCTGGCCCGCTTCGGCGAACATCGCGCCGAGGCCGCCCAGCAGCTCGGCGTGCCGGTTCAGCGCGACGGCCGCCGTGGTCAGCAGGTCGGCGTCTTGATGGGCTTCAGGCACGTTCGATGAGCTTAGACGGTGGGG is a genomic window of Mycolicibacter heraklionensis containing:
- a CDS encoding CCA tRNA nucleotidyltransferase translates to MPEAHQDADLLTTAAVALNRHAELLGGLGAMFAEAGQELYLVGGSVRDALLGRPSPDLDFTTDARPEQVQHILRGRADAMWDTGIEFGTVGATLGGQRVEITTFRADKYDRVTRNPEVRFGDSLEADLVRRDFTANAMAVRITSAGPGEFLDPLGGLAALRDRVLDTPTAPQDSFGDDPLRMLRAARFVSQLGFTVAPRVRAAIEDMASELGRITPERVAAELDKLLVGADPVAGLDLMVATGMGDVVLPEVGGMRMAIDEHHQHKDVYQHSLTVLRQAIDLEDPGPEGGPDLVLRWAALLHDIGKPATRRHETDGGVSFHHHEVVGAKMARKRMRALRYSKQMIDDVSQLVYLHLRFHGYGDGKWTDSAVRRYVTDAGPLLGRLHKLVRADCTTRNKRRAARLQASYDQLEERIAVLAEQEDLQRVRPDLDGNEIMALLDIPAGPQVGRAWSYLKELRLERGPLTREEATAELLSWWQTQGNR